From the Longimicrobiaceae bacterium genome, the window CGTGTCCACGATGGCGGCCACCGCCTCGGCGTCCGGCGGCGGCGCGCCCGCGGCGGGCAGATAGCGCGCGAAGAAGTCCGCCACGGCGCGGGCCGCGGCGGCGGGAACGTGGGAGTACGGCGCTGTCTTCACGATTTCGGGCGTGACGGGCGGTTCCGGATGGATGCGCGGCGTGCGTTCCCGCCCCGCGCGCGCGGCCCCACGACCGGACGCGAAATGCACGCCGCGGTGGCGTACCCGCAGCCGGACGTGACGGCTGATCGCGGCGCCGAGGGGGTGTCGCAGCGGAAGGGATGCCCCCTCCCCCGGCCCCTCCCCCGCAAGCGGGAGAGGGGAGAACTGCTTGCGGGCGTGGAGGTTAGCGCCAGTTTTACATGCTGCGCGGAGGGCAAGTTCGTACTCGCAGCTCGCCGAGAGATGGATGTGCCGCCGGCCGCCGCTTCCAGAGCGCGTCACCGCGCGCCGATGCTCGACGAGGCGCCGCCCGACACGGCCCAAATCGCGCAACCCTCGACCCCACCGTGATCTAGCTCCCCTCCCCCAGGCAGTTTTGGGGGAGGGGCTGGGGGAGGGGGCACCTCCCCGCACCCCACAAAATCAAATCGGCCCCCGACAATCTCGGAGGCCGATCCTTTCTTCTCCGCCGGACGCGGTTACGGCTTCGCTGCGGCCGGAGCCTGCGTCGCGCCCACCATCGCCTCCAGCCGCGCGAGGCGGGCTTCGAGGGCGGCGTTGCGGGCCTCCAGATCGGCGATGCGGGCCTGCTGGGCGGCGGAGCGGTCGTCCAGCGCCTTCACCGCGGCCATGTTCACGCCGTCGATGTCCACCGTGTTGATGAGCAGGTTGCTCTCGCCCACGCCGAACGCGGCGGCGAAGTCCTGCGCCATGGGGCCCACGTGGCGGATGGAGCGCGCCTGCGTCTTGTAGTTCCACGTGCTCACCGGCACGCGGCGCAGGCGGGCCAGCACGTCCTCGCCGTCCAGCGCCAGGAAGTTCTCCTTGCGGTTCCGGTCCGAGATGCTGCTCCACGAACCGCCGCCCGCCGCCACCTCCACGCCCGACGACAGGTTCTGCGACGTGTAGAACTTGATTCCGCCGCAGCCGCGGGCCACGAACTGGTTGTTGGCGGTGGGAAACACCGAGTCCGACGAGAAGCCGGCGCAGCCGTCGCCCAGCACCACCGAGCCCTGGCGGTTGGCCGTACGCGCGTTCTTGCCGATGGCCACCGAGAAGTTGCCGCTGGCGCTGTTCTGCAGGCCGATCGCCACGCCGAACGAGCCGTTGGCGATGCTCGGCCCCAGGACGATGGCGGCGAGGCCGCCGGCGATGGAGCTGGGCCCCATGGCCAGCGCGTCGTCGCCCGTGGCCTGCGCGCCGCTGCCGATGGCGACCGCGCCCGTCGCCGAGGCGGTGCCGTTGAAGGCGAGCGACCGGTCGCCGCTGGACGTGCCGCTGTTGCCCAGCGCCACCGACTCGTCGCCGCTGGCGGTGGTCGTCAGGTTGGCCGCGAACGAGTTCGCGCCGCTGGCGCGCGCGTTCTCGCCGAACGCCGCCGAGCCGGCGCCCACGTTCGCGAGGTCCCAGTACGCGGAGCCGGAGCTCTCCACCTTGCCGGCGCGGAAAGCCCACAGGTTGGGAAACCACATCATGCGGACGCCGGCACCGGTGGCCGGGATCAGGCCGCTGCCCGCCGTGCCGCGGACCACGAAGCCGGCGTCGGTGTTCAGGCGCAGCAGGTTCACCCCGGCCTTGCCGACCGCGAACGCCGAGTCGGCCTGCGCGTGCGCGCCGGACGCGGCGGCGGCGAGCGCCGCGGTGAGCAGGGTGGTGCGGATGCGGAAGCTCATGGGGAGGTCGGGGAGACGATGTGCGTGTGGCTCCGCCCGCGCGGGCGGGCGGGCGGGCGGCAGTTCCGGAAGGTACGGACGTATGCGGAACCCTACACGCCTGTTCCCCGGCGCGCCAGGGGAGGCACGCGCCATTCCCCGCGATGGCTCGTCCGCGTCCCGCAGGCACATCTACCGAAGAGACGGGCGGATGTCTCCTCCGCGAGCCGCTGGCGTGAGATGGCCTGCGAGCTACGCCGCCGGGGTCGATGGAGCACCGTCCGCCAGGCGAGCTACCGCGGCGGCTTCGCCATGAGCGCCGAGTCCGCGGGGAGGCACTTGGCGTGGGCGGTGCACACCCAGCGCGGGTGGAAGGGCCGCACGCGCTCCCAGAGCGCGGCCACGCTCGCCCGGTCCTGCTCCTCGTCCGCCGTGAAGATGCGGGCGGCCGCGTGCAGGCCGAAGAAGCGCGCGTACCGGATCGCGTCGCCGCCGAACAGGACGCCTCGGAACAGGTACGCCGTGCTGCCCGCGGTGTGGCCCGGCGCCAGGAACGCGCGCACCGTGTCGCGCCCGAAGGCGAACGCCGTGTCGCGCGAGAAGGGCTCCACGCGCACCTCGCCCGGCCACGGCCCGGCGTTGCCCCACAGCCTCTCCGCCACGCGCGACGGTACGTCGCGGTGGTGCGCCGCGCCCTCGAACAGCGGCACCTCGGCGGCGGAGAGGTGGAAGGTCGCGTTGGGCAGCTCGCGCCACCCGGCGATGTGGTCGCGGTGGCTGTGCGTGAGGAAGACCGTGCGCACCTGGTCCGGCCGCACGCCCATGCGCCCCAGCGCCCGCCGCAGCTTGCCGCGCGCGCCCGTCCAGCCCAGGTCGATCACCA encodes:
- a CDS encoding tail fiber domain-containing protein, which produces MSFRIRTTLLTAALAAAASGAHAQADSAFAVGKAGVNLLRLNTDAGFVVRGTAGSGLIPATGAGVRMMWFPNLWAFRAGKVESSGSAYWDLANVGAGSAAFGENARASGANSFAANLTTTASGDESVALGNSGTSSGDRSLAFNGTASATGAVAIGSGAQATGDDALAMGPSSIAGGLAAIVLGPSIANGSFGVAIGLQNSASGNFSVAIGKNARTANRQGSVVLGDGCAGFSSDSVFPTANNQFVARGCGGIKFYTSQNLSSGVEVAAGGGSWSSISDRNRKENFLALDGEDVLARLRRVPVSTWNYKTQARSIRHVGPMAQDFAAAFGVGESNLLINTVDIDGVNMAAVKALDDRSAAQQARIADLEARNAALEARLARLEAMVGATQAPAAAKP
- a CDS encoding MBL fold metallo-hydrolase; amino-acid sequence: MRFVRPAAVLVLIAVLGGCTRNLRRIQDPPRAIAFPTAGPWSSMVYLAQTDSGVVVIDLGWTGARGKLRRALGRMGVRPDQVRTVFLTHSHRDHIAGWRELPNATFHLSAAEVPLFEGAAHHRDVPSRVAERLWGNAGPWPGEVRVEPFSRDTAFAFGRDTVRAFLAPGHTAGSTAYLFRGVLFGGDAIRYARFFGLHAAARIFTADEEQDRASVAALWERVRPFHPRWVCTAHAKCLPADSALMAKPPR